The stretch of DNA CGTTGAGATACTTGTCCTATCATTTCAATGCTTGTTCCTGAAGAAAACTATCGTCTGCATGAAGCATTTTTCTGTCAATACTATTAAGGAGTCCAGCAAAATAGCTTTGTAAGAATTCAGAAAGATCTTCTGTATCTGTTAAAACTTTTGAGATCTTCTTTATTGCATCAGGCAGTCTCTGTATCCTGCATAAGCAAAGTATTGAAATCAAACAGAATgtcataaacaacaaacaatcgCCATTTCCCAATTACCAATACTATTTCCAATTACCAATTTCTGCTTAAAACGTCCGAAGCTACGCAAGTACATACCTTCTATTTGTCTCTGATGTATCAGAAATATCCACAAAGCATACGAGCTCATCTAAGACTGCAGGTAATGCAGCAGCAAAATCTTTTTTCCTGTCATAACCAATCTGTGAGTGATACAATTGCAAAACTGCGAGGAGatgcttctcttctttttgattCAGAGCCAAAGCAAGAACTTGGGGTAGCGAATTTACTAATAGAGGTACCACTTCTGTGTCTAATAACTTGGCCAGTTCGTTCAAGGTATTCGCTGCTTGAGCATTTTCCTCCCAATCTACCAAGAGCTTAGGAAGAACAACAGGGACCATTCTCCCCACAAGCTCTTTAGTTTCAACACCCAATACAGCCTCTGCAAATTCTCTTACGACATTTGGACGGCTGGTCAGCTTGACGGATAGATTGTCAAATAACTTCTTTTTAATATCAGCAGCTCTTGAAAGTAGCATCATAAATCCTCCTTTTTCATGTATGTAGCATGACTGATTTATTAACCTTGTCGCATATTTTCGGCGGATGGAGTTGGGATGATCAAGCTGATCAATTAGtaggaaaagtgaaaacaagAACAGCGCACTGGTACTATCAACAGAAACCATAACTTTAGCTGTCGATTCCAAGAGAGTCTGGATGACATGAGGATCCATAGCTTTTCTTAgagaatcctcaatcaaatcaaaaagtATCCTCTCGCAGCTTTTCTTCTGACCATTGTCATCAAGAAACAAACAGCTCATAATAGGATGTTGTACAAAGATACCGATCTGAGCACTGAATGCTTCTCTTGCAACTGTACTTTCATGAAGTAACATATATTTAATGCAACTTATCCACTGGTTCCTTGTCTGGGTCAGGATATCTGGGGGAATGTGGCCAAGAATTCTTCGTATTACTTCTACACAGGCTAGTTGAGTCTCCTCATGAGAGCCATCAAGGAGAAGGCGAAAATATATGGACTGAAGATAGGAGTAATCACACTGATGGCCTATTTCCGTCTTCCCCACCTCCGGAGTCATTATCATTCTGAAGTGCTTCTCATCTTGCcttttgataatttcatcaCACTTTGAACATTGGAACCCTCGAAGTAGACAATTCAGAGTCTCATCTTTCTTTATATCTTCATGTAGTAATAAATGGCATGCAGTTTTTTCTGAGCCAGTAGTAATTGATCCATTAAGGCACGATAAGAAGCCAAGAGACTGTGGAATGGTCTTCTTAACCATCAAATGCTCTGTTTTCAACAAACCCCTATAAATGTAAGACAAAAGAACAGTTAAGCTATGTTTTTAGTAGGAACTGTGAgtaaaattaacaatatgaACTTGGATCATGTTGTCATTTTCTTCACATCAACTTACTTTAGTTTCTGGAATATATGAGGAAGGACATCAAAGTCAGAGAAAAAAGCGCTCAGTGGCATGGAGATAACAGCAACAGCTTGCACTTGTTCAGAATCATCAGAAAGAGCCAAATCGAAGATACCAAAATCACTCTCACGTAAATGAAGCTTTGCACATATCCCCACAGATAAGCACTTCGACTTGATTAGAGAATTAGTCTTCTCAAACAAATCAGGTTGCGTCCAAGGAAGCTTCAGCAAGACTTGTATGGCCTTCAAGTCTTCCTCTTTACTTGTATCATGATGTAAATCTGATGACAGGGGAATACATTAAGAATTCTGGATCCAAAACTGGTATAAAGCAAAAGATGACCACACATTTTTTGGCGCTGAAAAGAAAATGTCAGATTTCATGGACAAGGAAAATTACCAGACACGAACAGCATATTGTCAATCCCTTCCAAGTAGATAGATATATCGACGGTGGTAGGATCCAATTGCTGACGATGAACATCCAAAtctttcagaaaaagaaaaaaaaaaaaaaaaaaaaaaaaaaaaaaagaagaagaagctagctTAGCAAttgagacaaaataaaataatttttttcttataaaaactaACCGCAGTGGGGAGGAGAAATGGAGAGTTTGCAAGTCTTAGGAGTGGCAAGAGCTCTTGTGTTATTCAATTCGATTCCCATATTGTTGGCACTCACCAAACCGGAACAAATGCACTGTGGGTTAAATTTCAAAACAGTCTCTATCCCATCACAACAAGATTTCTCTGGCATAGTCTCGTTTGATCCGATGCTAAGGTAAGTGAGACAATCCATCATGTTTAATATCACCGAAGAACAATCAGCGCCTGATGGTCCTGGTGCTGGAGCTCCAACGGGGGACTTTNNNNNNNNNNNNNNNNNNNNNNNNNNNNNNNNNNNNNNNNNNNNNNNNNNNNNNNNNNNNNNNNNNNNNNNNNNNNNNNNNNNNNNNNNNNNNNNNNNNNNNNNNNNNNNNNNNNNNNNNNNNNNNNNNNNNNNNNNNNNNNNNNNNNNNNNNNNNNNNNNNNNNNNNNNNNNNNNNNNNNNNNNNNNNNNNNNNNNNNNNNNNNNNNNNNNNNNNNNNNNAACAAGCTAGAAGCTATGCCAGTCGAGGAGCATAAACCAAATGCATTGGTGAAAATGCTAAGTGCCGCTATTGAAGTTTCAGGTCCATCAGGTGGAGGCTTTAAAGAATTTACAGTTGAAATAAGCATATCACGCAGACAAGCAGTATCTTTTCCATCAGTCTCATCGACAACCTCAAGAGCTAAGCAAATCTCTTGTTGAATACCAGCAATAGTTTTCTGGCGCTTCCTACTGTAGTAGGTACTTTCATCCTTAATATGCCTTTTTTCTCCAACGTTAGTATCCTTGACAGGTTTATCTGCTGCTGTATGAATAGCATCAGGtccaagaacaacaagaactGCGTTTAAACATTCTATCAACTGAAAACAAGGCTCTTGATGACAGAGAAACTGTAGAAGAGACTGTAGCTGCCAAATATGAGAAGGACAAGATTTGACAACTCGCACATATGCACTGCACAGGGAAGCCTACATACAAAATACACAAAATGGTTTCCCAATAAGTCGTTGAAATAGCAGTAGCGAAAAGAAACTATAAGAGAACTGATACGACATTCATTGGAGTGTCCAAATATACCTTAAGCTCCTCACTCTTTGTTCTCCGTAATGCATGAAGGAAGACTAACACTAAACTTTCCGCAGTCTGTTTGACAGTGACATCAGAACAGTTCAAATACACTGTCGTAAGGCAACGTGCAATGGTAGAATCATAAATCGCATTCCTGTAACACAAACCCAGAATTTGAAGTTCAAAGTGAAGGTAGGTCTTTTTCTCATAGTAAAAGAAGATTTATTTAACTAGTGAAAAGAGTCACACCTGTACAAAGAAAGTCCTGCTTCATCTGAAATCAAAAGTTTGATGATTGACTGTATCAAGTTTTTGTGAGGGAGGATGTTGATACTAAGGATTGATCCGACAAGAGAAGCAAATTCAAAGCATGCCTGCCAGATAAAATCAGATTTGAGTTTAATGttcccaaaaaccaaaatcttctaagaaaaaaaaaactaaaatgcaCCAGTTACACTAGACAACCGATCAGATAAAACCAAATCACCAAGCATCAACTCACCATCTGCAAATCTTCATCAATACAgcatagaaaagaagaagcagcatTGACAAATGAGGTACCAATGAGATCCTCAACATATTGTGTCCCCTCAGTTAGGCTTCTACAGATGAGTTTCAAGATACAAATAGCAAAACCTTGCCATCGTTTGTCTCCCAAAAGGTTAAACAGAAGACCATCACCAGATTTGGGCTTACTAGTATCAGAGGTAGAACAAGAATCATCTCCAATTTCAGAGAAGCACATACAGAAACACGTAAATTGACCGAGTCTAGGGTCATTGGAATGAAGTAACGCAATAAGTTGCAAATCTGAACAGAATACAAAAGGCACGTTAGTTCAGTAAGCAACTATCTCCAATTATATAGAGTTGGTCCTTGTAACACCTCTCACCTTCAATTGCCTTGATGGCGTCTTGAAAGAACATCTGGTACACCTTCGTTGAGTTGAAACGCAGCAATAACGATAAGAGAGATCCAACAGCTTCCAGAATTACTCCTCGCACAGGACTGCAATTGGAtaacaagagaaaacaaattgaaGAAGACGACCTAGAGACGGTAACTATGCACACCGGATCGAATCTCTCTCTACTCACACAAATTCTGGTTCGGCGAAGAAGATCATAACACGACGAACCAGCTCCAGAACATCCGACTCCGTCCCGATGCCTGTCGATGAAATTAACACCCAACCAACACGGAGCGATGAAAAAAAGCGATTCGCCGGAGAATAAACTCaacgatgaagaaaaaaatcggTAATCGGAGAATCGATTAAGCTGTTAATTTTCCAGCTCCAGAATCGattaagagaaagagattgtGCGTTTACCGAGAGAAGAGACATCGTCGGTACTGAATAGATTTGGGAGAAGAATACTCCGATTCTCCGGTGACAGCTCTCCGGCGAGGCGTTGACGGAGTTCGTCAAGCAAGCGATCCATTTCCTTAACCacctgctctctctctctctctcgttctttCGATGAAGCAGGTCTATATGTATGATGAAACAGAGTGAGCGGGTCtagattttttcatttaattttgcCGGGcactaaaaattttgaaaacacaaaaaaaaatgtttataaaaaaaaatatctctggTTCGATTCCACTCTGTgatgattagattttttttggtgggtAAATTAGTAATTAGTTAATATGATCAACCGGTTATTTGGTTTCGTTGTTTTGATCTTCGACTACAGATAATATTAGATTAGATTACaagattttaatatgtttaCATAATTATAGGTAATATAGCTAGGAGGATATGGTTTCTTCTGAAATATTCTACAAATATAAAGTGGTCTATACTTAATATTCAAAATactcaacaacaaccaaatcaaGTGCATGAATTCAATTGCAagaatatgcatatatatatatatatatatatatatatatatatattgactgaaaaacaaaatactatATTGAGCATCTGCATGAAGTAAAATTACAATTGATAATTTGTTGCATGAAAGCAAACGCAAAAGCGAGCCTTGGTAGTTTCATAGTTACGCTACATTGGCTAACAATGGAGGAATAAAGCTTGAACCTTTTAGAGTCTGCTCAAATATGTGACCCACTTTCAGCAATTTCTCCTAAAACCCAATCGacagaaaaaaaactcaacaaaatcatcatttttGAAGCTTAATCTTATCTTTCGAGTAagcaaatagtttttttaacaaacctCATCAAACGCGGCACCGATCATTTGAAGACCAACAGGAAGACCCGAAGGACCACCTTCGACTAATCCACATGGTAATACCACTGCAGGAAGTCCTGCAAGATTCACATTGACCTGCCAAAAAACCTCATATGATATACAAACTATGTTTCGTGTAACGACgattaaagagagaaagaaactaaaaaaacatttactatACCGTCATAATGTCTCCAGCATACATTGCTAGtggatcatctttcttttcACCAATCTTGTATGCAGCAGATGGAGCTGCCGGAGAAATAAGGATATCGTTTTGTTCCAACGCTGCTTTGAAGTCTTTTTGAATTAGTGTTCTCACCTatatgacaaaacaaaagaaaaatatctatatacCTATCAAAACCAGTTAAATTTTTAGTGACTGCATTTTGAAGATGCGACTTACCTGTTGAGCTCGCTTGTAGTAAGCATCGTAGTAACCCGCAGAGAGTGCATATGTTCCCATTAAAATTCTCATTTTCaccttaagaacaaaattcCTCATTGATTATAATCAAACACTAGTTGATTAAATCAGATGGAGTAATTAATGAAATCATACCTCttccccaaatccttctccacGTGAACATTCATACAGCTTATTGAGTTCTTCAGCCATAACTTGATTCCCATATCTTCATTTCCAACACACCATTCAGTATCTTTATGTATAGATCATATATGTTTAATCACATTGTGACTAAAATTCATAAAACCGTGCTTACCTGACACCATCATAACGTGATAAATTTGAAGATGACTCAGATGAGGCAATGACGTAGTAAGCTGGTAGTCCAAGGGAGAACGAAGGAAGAGAGACCTATTAATTTGCCAACTGAAATCTCAGAACAcataaaaaacatacaaaatgaaaaacagAGGCAAAGgaatttgaaagagagaaacctCTGTCAACATACAACCCAACGCTTCTAAGTGAGACGCAGCTTCTTGAGTAGCAGATCTCACTCCAGAATCAACACCGTCTTCAAGTGTCTCGCGAATTATACCAACTTTCACTCCCTTCAATGGTTTAGACTCAAAATGATCCACAGAGAGAAACTGAGATTGGAACTCAGGCACAtcctgaaaaaagaaaataagctTTCTGTTTCAAAGCAAAGATCTTTCGTTCTGTCTCATCAAAAATGCAGGAACTTAAATACCACAAGAGACCTTACTTGTTTGCTACTCGTGGAGTCAAACCTATCATACCCAGAAATAGCATGAAGAAGCATCCCAGCATCAGCAACCGTAGAGCCAAAACACCCAATCACATCCAACGAAGATGCATAAGCCATAAGTCCAAACCTAGAGACACGCCCATAAGTCGGCTTAAGaccaacaacaccacaaaacgaAGCTGGCTGTCTCACACTTCCACCAGTGTCACTTCCAAGTGACACCATACACTGTCTTGCTGCAACAGCTGCTGCTGATCCTCCTGATGAACCTCCCGGCACACGAGTCAAATCCCAAGGATTCGCAGTTACCTTTACACCAAAATCAACCCCAAGATTCAATCCTAAACCCATCAACAAGTTTCCACTATATTCATCTATCTAAACATAAAGGTACCTACTTTGTTAACACTGATGAATCATTCAATCCTAATCTATCACACGTTTCCGATTAAAACCATATTCATCTATCTAAACAAAAAGGCTCCAACTGTGTTAACACTGCTGAATCATTCAATCCTAAGCTTCCCAATAAATCCATTTTCATCTATCCAAAACATAAAGGCTCCAACTTTGTTAACGCTACGGAATCATTAAACCgtaaaaccatcaaaagattcATATAGACGAACCTGAAAGGCAGAAGCTTCAGTGGTACTTCCCATTCCAAATTCATCCATATTAGTCTTACCAACAACAATCCCACCCAATTCTTTAATCTTCTTAATCGCAGTAGCATCAAACGGAGGACGATAATGCTCTAAGATTCTCGAAGCAGCAGTAGAAGGCATACCTTCAGTACATATATTATCCTTAACACCGATCAAAACTCCGGCGAGAGGACCCAATTCCTCACCTTTAGCGATTCGTTGATCAACCTCTTGAGCATCTTTCAGAACATTCTCCGATACGTGAAGGAAGCATTTGAGCTGTGGTTCAGTGAGACGGATACGAGAAAGGTAAGATTTNNNNNNNNNNNNNNNNNNNNNNNNNNNNNNNNNNNNNNNNNNNNNNNNNNNNNNNNNNNNNNNNNNNNNNNNNNNNNNNNNNNNNNNNNNNNNNNNNNNNNNNNNNNNNNNNNNNNNNNNNNNNNNNNNNNNNNNNNNNNNNNNNNNNNNNNNNNNNNNNNNNNNNNNNNNNNNNNNNNNNNNNNNNNNNNNNNNNNNNNNNNNNNNNNNNNNNNNNNNNNNNNNNNNNNNNNNNNNNNNNNNNNNNNNNNNNNNNNNNNNNNNNNNNNNNNNNNNNNNNNNNNNNNNNNNNNNNNNNNNNNNNNNNNNNNNNNNNNNNNNNNNNNNNNNNNNNNNNNNNNNNNNNNNNNNNNNNNNNNNNNNNNNNNNNNNNNNNNNNNNNNNNNNNNNNNNNNNNNNNNNNNNNNNNNNNNNNNNNNNNNNNNNNNNNNNNNNNNNNNNNNNNNNNNNNNNNNNNNNNNNNNNNNNNNNNNNNNNNNNNNNNNNNNNNNNNNNNNNNNNNNNNNNNNNNNNNNNNNNNNNNNNNNNNNNNNNNNNNNNNNNNNNNNNNNNNNNNNNNNNNNNNNNNNNNNNNNNNNNNNNNNNNNNNNNNNNNNNNNNNNNNNNNNNNNNNNNNNNNNNNNNNNNNNNNNNNNNNNNNNNNNNNNNNNNNNNNNNNNNNNNNNNNNNNNNNNNNNNNNNNNNNNNNNNNNNNNNNNNNNNNNNNNNNNNNNNNNNNNNNNNNNNNNNNNNNNNNNNNNNNNNNNNNNNNNNNNNNNNNNNNNNNNNNNNNNNNNNNNNNNNNNNNNNNNNNNNNNNNNNNNNNNNNNNNNNNNNNNNNNNNNNNNNNNNNNNNNNNNNNNNNNNNNNNNNNNNNNNNNNNNNNNNNNNNNNNNNNNNNNNNNNNNNNNNNNNNNNNNNNNNNNNNNNNNNNNNNNNNNNNNNNNNNNNNNNNNNNNNNNNNNNNNNNNNNNNNNNNNNNNNNNNNNNNNNNNNNNNNNNNNNNNNNNNNNNNNNNNNNNNNNNNNNNNNNNNNNNNNNNNNNNNNNNNNNNNNNNNNNNNNNNNNNNNNNNNNNNNNNNNNNNNNNNNNNNNNNNNNNNNNNNNNNNNNNNNNNNNNNNNNNNNNNNNNNNNNNNNNNNNNNNNNNNNNNNNNNNNNNNNNNNNNNNNNNNNNNNNNNNNNNNNNNNNNNNNNNNNNNNNNNNNNNNNNNNNNNNNNNNNNNNNNNNNNNNNNNNNNNNNNNNNNNNNNNNNNNNNNNNNNNNNNNNNNNNNNNNNNNNNNNNNNNNNNNNNNNNNNNNNNNNNNNNNNNNNNNNNNNNNNNNNNNNNNNNNNNNNNNNNNNNNNNNNNNNNNNNNNNNNNNNNNNNNNNNNNNNNNNNNNNNNNNNNNNNNNNNNNNNNNNNNNNNNNNNNNNNNNNNNNNNNNNNNNNNNNNNNNNNNNNNNNNNNNNNNNNNNNNNNNNNNNNNNNNNNNNNNNNNNNNNNNNNNNNNNNNNNNNNNNNNNNNNNNNNNNNNNNNNNNNNNNNNNNNNNNNNNNNNNNNNNNNNNNNNNNNNNNNNNNNNNNNNNNNNNNNNNNNNNNNNNNNNNNNNNNNNNNNNNNNNNNNNNNNNNNNNNNNNNNNNNNNNNNNNNNNNNNNNNNNNNNNNNNNNNNNNNNNNNNNNNNNNNNNNNNNNNNNNNNNNNNNNNNNNNNNNNNNNNNNNNNNNNNNNNNNNNNNNNNNNNNNNNNNNNNNNNNNNNNNNNNNNNNNNNNNNNNNNNNNNNNNNNNNNNNNNNNNNNNNNNNNNNNNNNNNNNNNNNNNNNNNNNNNNNNNNNNNNNNNNNNNNNNNNNNNNNNNNNNNNNNNNNNNNNNNNNNNNNNNNNNNNNNNNNNNNNNNNNNNNNNNNNNNNNNNNNNNNNNNNNNNNNNNNNNNNNNNNNNNNNNNNNNNNNNNNNNNNNNNNNNNNNNNNNNNNNNNNNNNNNNNNNNNNNNNNNNNNNNNNNNNNNNNNNNNNNNNNNNNNNNNNNNNNNNNNNNNNNNNNNNNNNNNNNNNNNNNNNNNNNNNNNNNNNNNNNNNNNNNNNNNNNNNNNNNNNNNNNNNNNNNNNNNNNNNNNNNNNNNNNNNNNNNNNNNNNNNNNNNNNNNNNNNNNNNNNNNNNNNNNNNNNNNNNNNNNNNNNNNNNNNNNNNNNNNNNNNNNNNNNNNNNNNNNNNNNNNNNNNNNNNNNNNNNNNNNNNNNNNNNNNNNNNNNNNNNNNACGCCCATAAGTCGGCTTAAGaccaacaacaccacaaaacgaAGCTGGCTGTCTCACACTTCCACCAGTGTCACTTCCAAGTGACACCATACACTGTCTTGCTGCAACAGCTGCTGCTGATCCTCCTGATGAACCTCCCGGCACACGAGTCAAATCCCAAGGATTCGCAGTTACCTTTACACCAAAATCAACCCCAAGATTCAATCCTAAACCCATCAACAAGTTTCCACTATATTCATCTATCTAAACATAAAGGTACCTACTTTGTTAACACTGATGAATCATTCAATCCTAATCTATCACACGTTTCCGATTAAAACCATATTCATCTATCTAAACAAAAAGGCTCCAACTGTGTTAACACTGCTGAATCATTCAATCCTAAGCTTCCCAATAAATCCATTTTCATCTATCCAAAACATAAAGGCTCCAACTTTGTTAACGCTACGGAATCATTAAACCgtaaaaccatcaaaagattcATATAGACGAACCTGAAAGGCAGAAGCTTCAGTGGTACTTCCCATTCCAAATTCATCCATATTAGTCTTACCAACAACAATCCCACCCAATTCTTTAATCTTCTTAATCGCAGTAGCATCAAACGGAGGACGATAATGCTCTAAGATTCTCGAAGCAGCAGTAGAAGGCATACCTTCAGTACATATATTATCCTTAACACCGATCAAAACTCCGGCGAGAGGACCCAATTCCTCACCTTTAGCGATTCGTTGATCAACCTCTTGAGCATCTTTCAGAACATTCTCCGATACGTGAAGGAAGCATTTGAGCTGTGGTTCAGTGAGACGGATACGAGAAAGGTAAGATTTTGCGATTTCGACAGCTGTGGTTTCGCCGGAGAGGAGTGAACGACGAGTGGTGAGGATCTGAGATTGTGGAGGAGAGGTAACGGGAGctgttgaagaggatgaagctGCGGAGACAATGTGTTTAGAGCATTGGAATCTTCGGAGAGggaggagtgagagagaacGTGGTGGTTGCAATGTCGATAACATTGCTTTAGTTAatgaaaagttttgatttttgaatcaGTGATTCATCAAATTGGGAAGATAAATGAGTGTAAACTGAAGTTGATTACTAGGGTTTGTAGTAAAGAAGGATAAATTCTCCGGTGTACCGCCGGAGAAAATGTATCGGCGGCGGTTTGGGTTTTAAGGAGAGAGGACTGATGAAGGGAGAGAGGATAAGACTTTTTCAGTGTAAAGTTTCTAATctgttcagaaaaaaaaaatggagagagGATTTATTAATGGGCCTCTTAAACCTTAATGGGCCGAAACCAGATAAGTATTAGATAAAAGCccaatcaaagttttttttttcttttgtgtaggACTAATAAGTAtggtatgaatgaatgaataaaaaatttgaaatttctatTCTTTTAAGTGTATAGTAATTTGTAAGTGGgtaaaaaagttaattagaaaatcatgtaattttgggttaaaaaaagatttggacaTATGATTTTCGAATAACTAGTTAGTATATGTTTCCAAACTGTATTAggattttctataaaaaaaatttgttatggAAAGTCTTTTAGAAATTAGCCGCACCAAGCACTAAAAATCTTTACAGTAATGTTCTTGATCTACCTACACTAACACTACACTCTACACCCAATCAAAACTATTATTATGACGTAAACATGGAAAAATAATTCTATACATGACGAACTAACGTAAAAAAGTAATCATCATTGGTTAATTGTACTTTCCTTTGTGGACAATGGATATGCATTAGTCATTAGACATGTTTTAAGGATATGACACTAAGAACAAAAGAGCTGGATGGCATATCTATAATGAATTCGCAAATGACTCCTATCCAAcaatatcaatcaaatcaaGAGTAAGACGGTAGAATTTGTCGAAAACTTGTACGGAAACTAATAATCATGTTAACTGGTTATACTTACGTGTTAGGCCATCTTTATCGGTACATCTTTATGGGTGTTCTTGGGCttatttttattccaaaaaattCGAAATTGGGCTTAGATCATAAAACATGTTCTTATTTCGGAACTGTTGTTAGCTGTGTTCTTCTGTGACGTGTCCAAATGGTAttggaaaaaattatttggGGGTCGagagttttatttggtttcatcttctttggttttatCGACCTAGGGTTCACATATCCGGAGTGCTCAAAGGGTGATTTCAGTGCCGATCTCTTCGTAACCGTCTCCGCTGTCTCGTCTGTGTCCGGCGTCTCTGCAAGCTCTTCCTCTCGACTTTCTCGGCTGTCTTGCGAAGCTCCTCACCTTCTCTGCAAGA from Camelina sativa cultivar DH55 chromosome 9, Cs, whole genome shotgun sequence encodes:
- the LOC104710332 gene encoding glutamyl-tRNA(Gln) amidotransferase subunit A, chloroplastic/mitochondrial, yielding MLSTLQPPRSLSLLPLRRFQCSKHIVSAASSSSTAPVTSPPQSQILTTRRSLLSGETTAVEIAKSYLSRIRLTEPQLKCFLHVSENVLKDAQEVDQRIAKGEELGPLAGVLIGVKDNICTEGMPSTAASRILEHYRPPFDATAIKKIKELGGIVVGKTNMDEFGMGSTTEASAFQVTANPWDLTRVPGGSSGGSAAAVAARQCMVSLGSDTGGSVRQPASFCGVVGLKPTYGRVSRFGLMAYASSLDVIGCFGSTVADAGMLLHAISGYDRFDSTSSKQDVPEFQSQFLSVDHFESKPLKGVKVGIIRETLEDGVDSGVRSATQEAASHLEALGCMLTEVSLPSFSLGLPAYYVIASSESSSNLSRYDGVRYGNQVMAEELNKLYECSRGEGFGEEVKMRILMGTYALSAGYYDAYYKRAQQVRTLIQKDFKAALEQNDILISPAAPSAAYKIGEKKDDPLAMYAGDIMTVNVNLAGLPAVVLPCGLVEGGPSGLPVGLQMIGAAFDEEKLLKVGHIFEQTLKGSSFIPPLLANVA